In Halorubrum sp. BV1, the following proteins share a genomic window:
- the citZ gene encoding citrate synthase yields the protein MSDELKRGLEGVLVAESDLSYVDGEVGKLVYRGHDIEDLARGASYEEVLYLLWYGSLPTREELDAFAAELATERDVDDDVLETVRTLADAGERPMAALRTATSMLSAYEPEPDADPEDLEATLRQGRRITAKIPTVLAAFERARQGDDPIAPDPDLSHAANFLYMLTGTEPDAVSAETFDMALTLHADHGLNASTFTAMVIGSTMADIYSGVTGGIGALSGSLHGGANQDVMEVLYEIDASAKDPVEWVKDAREEGRRIPGFGHRVYAVKDPRAKILEEKLRDLAESSGDTKWLDYTTAIEEYLTDQGLLEKGIAPNVDFYSGSVYDSLGIPVDMYTPIFAMSRVGGWIAHVVEYQEDNRLIRPRARYTGPDDTSFVPIDER from the coding sequence ATGTCAGACGAGTTAAAGCGCGGGCTCGAAGGTGTCCTCGTCGCGGAGTCGGATCTGAGTTACGTCGACGGCGAGGTTGGCAAGCTCGTGTACCGCGGGCACGACATCGAAGACCTCGCGCGCGGCGCGAGCTACGAGGAGGTGTTGTACCTCCTCTGGTACGGCTCGTTGCCGACGCGGGAGGAGCTCGACGCGTTCGCCGCGGAACTCGCGACCGAACGGGACGTCGACGACGACGTGCTCGAAACGGTCCGCACGCTGGCCGACGCCGGCGAACGGCCGATGGCGGCGCTCCGGACCGCGACGTCGATGCTCTCCGCGTACGAGCCCGAGCCGGACGCAGACCCGGAGGACCTCGAGGCGACGCTCCGGCAGGGACGTCGGATCACGGCGAAGATCCCGACGGTGCTGGCCGCCTTCGAGCGCGCGCGGCAGGGCGACGACCCGATCGCGCCTGACCCCGACCTCTCGCACGCGGCGAACTTCCTCTACATGCTCACGGGGACCGAACCCGACGCCGTCAGCGCGGAGACGTTCGACATGGCTCTCACGCTCCACGCCGACCACGGGCTCAACGCCTCGACGTTCACCGCGATGGTGATCGGCTCGACGATGGCCGACATCTACTCCGGCGTCACCGGCGGTATCGGGGCGCTCTCCGGGTCGCTTCACGGGGGCGCGAACCAGGACGTCATGGAAGTGCTCTACGAGATCGACGCGTCCGCGAAAGACCCCGTCGAGTGGGTAAAAGACGCCCGCGAAGAGGGTCGGCGCATCCCCGGCTTCGGTCACCGCGTGTACGCGGTCAAGGACCCGCGAGCGAAGATCCTCGAAGAGAAACTGCGTGACCTCGCCGAGTCCTCGGGCGACACGAAGTGGCTCGACTACACCACCGCGATCGAGGAGTATCTCACCGATCAGGGGCTCTTAGAGAAGGGAATCGCGCCGAACGTCGACTTCTATTCGGGGTCGGTGTACGACTCGCTTGGCATTCCCGTCGACATGTACACGCCCATCTTCGCGATGAGCCGCGTCGGCGGCTGGATCGCACACGTCGTCGAGTATCAGGAGGACAACCGTCTCATCCGGCCGCGGGCGCGGTACACCGGTCCCGACGACACCTCGTTCGTTCCGATCGACGAGCGCTGA
- a CDS encoding H/ACA ribonucleoprotein complex subunit GAR1, producing the protein MRRVGSVVRTAGGLAIARADADEEPPRIGSSVVDESLSTVGRVVDVFGPVDRPYVAVTPNDGVALASLIGGKLYAR; encoded by the coding sequence ATGCGACGAGTAGGCTCCGTCGTCCGTACCGCCGGGGGGCTCGCTATCGCCCGTGCCGACGCCGACGAGGAACCGCCGCGGATCGGCTCGTCGGTCGTCGACGAGTCGCTCTCGACGGTGGGCCGGGTAGTCGACGTGTTCGGCCCCGTCGATCGCCCCTACGTGGCGGTGACGCCGAACGACGGCGTCGCGCTCGCGTCGCTCATCGGCGGAAAGCTCTACGCTCGGTAG
- a CDS encoding alpha/beta fold hydrolase produces MPRADNAGVSIRYEVDAPDASDADEAVVFCGDAGLGAWQFGWQHAAVAGPHTVVTPETRGVGRSDAPPGPYSVETLASDVDAVCSAAGVRNAHVVGYGLGGMVALAYALTSSRPASLTVVGTPPSGADYNALGVWADPSTPTAVEGSLTGLLSEPFRERHPDVLSRIADWRMREDADRETFEAHRAAVEGFDVSDRLYEITTPTLVVHGSEDTVCPRTAAETLVDGLPRGESFVVEGAKHLVGVEASVAVNDALVGWLAEHAADPLS; encoded by the coding sequence ATGCCGAGAGCCGACAACGCCGGAGTCTCGATCCGGTACGAGGTCGACGCGCCTGACGCGAGCGACGCCGACGAGGCGGTCGTGTTCTGTGGCGACGCCGGCCTCGGCGCGTGGCAGTTCGGCTGGCAGCACGCCGCGGTCGCGGGGCCGCACACGGTCGTCACGCCCGAGACGCGGGGCGTCGGTCGGTCCGACGCGCCACCGGGGCCGTACTCGGTCGAGACGCTTGCGAGCGACGTCGACGCCGTCTGTTCCGCGGCGGGAGTGCGGAACGCCCACGTCGTCGGGTACGGGCTGGGCGGGATGGTCGCGCTCGCGTACGCCCTCACGTCGTCGCGGCCCGCGAGCCTGACCGTCGTCGGGACGCCGCCGTCGGGGGCGGACTACAACGCCCTCGGGGTGTGGGCCGATCCGTCGACGCCGACGGCGGTCGAGGGGTCACTGACCGGACTGCTCTCTGAGCCGTTCCGCGAGAGGCACCCGGACGTGCTCTCTCGGATCGCCGACTGGCGGATGAGAGAGGACGCCGACCGCGAGACGTTCGAGGCGCACCGCGCGGCCGTAGAGGGCTTCGACGTCTCGGACCGGCTGTACGAGATCACGACGCCGACGCTCGTCGTCCACGGCTCGGAAGACACCGTCTGCCCGCGGACGGCGGCGGAAACGCTCGTCGACGGGCTTCCACGCGGCGAGTCGTTCGTCGTCGAGGGGGCGAAACACCTCGTCGGCGTGGAGGCGTCCGTGGCGGTCAACGACGCGCTTGTCGGGTGGCTCGCGGAGCACGCCGCCGATCCGCTCTCCTGA
- the alaS gene encoding alanine--tRNA ligase has translation MSDLEAEYRLDYFEEEGFERKECPSCGAHFWTRDADRELCGEPPCADYSFIGDPGFPEPHSLSEMREAFLSFFEDHGHERIDPYPVAANRWRDDVLLTQASIYDFQPLVTSGQTPPPANPLTISQPCIRMQDIDNVGKTGRHTMAFEMMAHHAFNTREDADEEYAYEGEVYWKDETVRYCDELFESLGADLEEITYIEDPWVGGGNAGPAIEVIYKGAELATLVFMCMERDPDGDYEMKDGHTYSFMDTYIVDTGYGLERWTWMSQGTATVYEAIYPDAIDFLKENAGIEHTADEREIVHRAATLSGRLDIDDVDDVEAARGDIADRLDVDVERLRELVEPLEAIYAIADHSRTLAYMFGDGIVPSNVGTGYLARMVLRRMKRLVDEVGVDAPLDELVDMQADRLGYENRDTIREIVRSEERKYRKTLERGSRKVEQLADEYAGTGDPIPTETLLELYDSHGIQPDMVADIAAERGATVDVPDDFYALVADRHEEADGDDAATARDERFDDLPETEKLFYDDQGRTEFEAVVLDVFDREEGYDVVLDQTMFYPEGGGQPADRGQLTVGETTVDVTDVQEVGGVVLHRTDADPGKGEFVRGQVDGDRRDRLRAHHTATHLIGHAAREVLGDHIRQAGAKKGIDSSRLDVRHYDRITREQVKAIERVANELVRDNVPVRQEWPDRNEAEAEHGFDLYQGGVPPGTNIRLVHVGDADVQACAGTHVDRTGQIGAVKVLKTEPVQDGVERIVFAAAGAAVEATQRTEDALYDAADALDVDPLDVPETAERFFEEWKARGKEIESLKEELATARASGGADAEEVDVGGATVVVQRLDGDADELRATANAHVDDGKVAVVGSGGDGSASFVVGVPDGVGVNAGQVVSALADRVGGGGGGPPDFAQGGGPDVDALDDALESAPEIVRSVQEA, from the coding sequence ATGAGCGATCTCGAAGCGGAGTACCGTCTCGACTACTTCGAGGAAGAGGGGTTCGAGCGCAAGGAGTGTCCCTCCTGTGGCGCGCACTTTTGGACCCGCGACGCCGACCGCGAACTGTGCGGCGAACCGCCCTGTGCGGACTACAGCTTCATCGGCGACCCGGGCTTTCCGGAGCCGCACTCGCTGTCGGAGATGCGCGAGGCGTTCCTCTCCTTTTTCGAGGATCACGGTCACGAGCGGATCGATCCGTACCCGGTCGCGGCGAACCGCTGGCGCGACGACGTGCTCTTAACGCAGGCGTCGATCTACGACTTTCAGCCGCTCGTCACCTCCGGGCAGACGCCACCGCCGGCGAACCCGCTTACCATCTCACAGCCCTGCATCCGGATGCAGGACATCGACAACGTCGGGAAGACCGGGCGGCACACGATGGCGTTCGAGATGATGGCACATCACGCGTTCAACACGCGCGAGGACGCGGACGAGGAGTACGCCTACGAGGGCGAGGTGTACTGGAAAGACGAGACGGTCCGGTACTGCGACGAGCTGTTCGAGAGTCTGGGAGCCGACCTGGAGGAGATAACCTACATCGAGGACCCGTGGGTCGGCGGGGGCAACGCCGGCCCCGCAATCGAGGTCATCTACAAGGGCGCGGAGCTGGCGACGCTCGTCTTCATGTGCATGGAGCGGGACCCCGACGGCGACTACGAGATGAAAGACGGGCACACGTACTCGTTCATGGACACGTACATCGTCGACACGGGGTACGGGTTAGAGCGGTGGACGTGGATGAGTCAGGGGACGGCGACGGTGTACGAGGCCATCTATCCGGACGCAATCGACTTCCTCAAAGAGAACGCCGGCATCGAACACACGGCCGACGAACGCGAGATCGTCCACCGCGCGGCGACGCTCTCGGGACGGCTCGACATCGACGACGTCGATGACGTGGAGGCGGCCCGCGGGGACATCGCCGACAGGCTCGACGTCGACGTCGAGCGGCTCCGCGAACTGGTCGAGCCGCTCGAAGCCATCTACGCTATCGCGGACCACTCGCGGACGCTTGCGTACATGTTCGGCGACGGCATCGTCCCGTCGAACGTCGGCACGGGCTACCTCGCGCGGATGGTGCTCCGCCGGATGAAGCGGCTGGTCGACGAGGTGGGCGTCGACGCGCCGCTCGACGAACTTGTCGATATGCAGGCCGACCGGCTCGGCTACGAGAACCGCGACACGATCCGCGAGATCGTCCGCAGCGAGGAGCGGAAGTACCGCAAGACGCTGGAGCGAGGCTCCCGGAAGGTCGAACAGCTCGCCGACGAGTACGCCGGAACCGGCGATCCGATCCCGACGGAGACGCTGTTAGAGCTGTACGACTCCCACGGCATCCAGCCGGACATGGTGGCCGATATCGCGGCGGAGCGCGGCGCGACCGTCGACGTGCCGGACGACTTCTACGCGCTCGTCGCCGACCGTCACGAGGAGGCCGACGGCGACGACGCGGCCACAGCCCGCGACGAGCGGTTCGACGACCTCCCCGAGACGGAGAAGCTCTTTTATGACGATCAGGGGCGGACCGAGTTCGAGGCGGTCGTCCTCGACGTGTTCGATCGCGAGGAGGGGTACGACGTCGTGTTGGACCAGACGATGTTCTATCCCGAGGGCGGCGGCCAGCCCGCGGACCGGGGGCAGCTCACGGTCGGCGAGACCACGGTCGACGTGACGGACGTACAGGAGGTCGGCGGAGTCGTCCTCCACCGCACCGACGCCGATCCCGGAAAGGGTGAGTTCGTTCGCGGGCAGGTCGACGGCGACCGTCGCGACCGGCTGCGGGCACACCACACGGCGACGCACCTGATCGGGCACGCGGCCCGCGAGGTTCTCGGCGACCACATCCGGCAGGCGGGCGCAAAAAAGGGGATAGATTCCTCTCGGCTCGACGTGCGCCACTACGACCGGATCACGAGAGAGCAGGTCAAAGCGATAGAACGCGTGGCAAACGAGCTGGTCCGCGATAACGTCCCGGTTCGACAGGAGTGGCCGGACCGCAACGAGGCAGAGGCCGAACACGGGTTCGACCTGTACCAAGGCGGCGTCCCGCCGGGAACCAACATCCGGCTCGTCCACGTCGGCGACGCCGACGTGCAGGCGTGTGCCGGCACGCACGTCGACCGCACCGGACAGATCGGCGCGGTGAAGGTACTGAAGACAGAGCCCGTCCAAGACGGCGTCGAGCGGATCGTCTTCGCCGCCGCCGGCGCGGCGGTCGAAGCGACCCAGCGCACCGAGGACGCGCTGTACGACGCCGCCGATGCGCTCGACGTCGACCCGCTCGACGTGCCCGAGACGGCAGAGCGATTCTTCGAGGAGTGGAAGGCGCGCGGCAAAGAGATCGAGTCGCTCAAAGAGGAACTTGCGACCGCGCGCGCGTCCGGTGGTGCCGACGCCGAGGAGGTCGACGTCGGCGGGGCGACGGTCGTGGTCCAGCGGCTCGACGGCGACGCGGACGAGCTGCGCGCGACCGCGAACGCCCACGTCGACGACGGAAAGGTCGCCGTCGTCGGGAGCGGCGGCGACGGATCCGCGAGTTTCGTCGTCGGCGTGCCCGACGGCGTCGGTGTCAACGCCGGACAGGTCGTCTCGGCGCTCGCCGACCGGGTGGGCGGCGGCGGCGGCGGGCCACCGGACTTCGCACAGGGCGGCGGCCCGGACGTCGACGCGCTCGACGACGCCCTGGAGTCGGCACCGGAGATAGTACGCAGCGTCCAAGAGGCCTGA
- the srp19 gene encoding signal recognition particle subunit SRP19, with the protein MVENVVYPAYFDADRSRSAGRRVPMDLAVEDPTVDEIAKAVQQIGYDAVIERDKAYSREFEPRGMVVVRGTDDTAKNDLVQAIAAYLGVIRE; encoded by the coding sequence ATGGTCGAGAACGTCGTCTATCCCGCGTACTTCGACGCCGATCGGTCGCGGTCTGCGGGCCGCCGTGTCCCGATGGACCTGGCGGTCGAGGACCCGACGGTCGACGAGATCGCGAAGGCTGTTCAGCAGATCGGCTACGACGCGGTGATCGAACGCGACAAGGCGTACTCCCGCGAGTTCGAACCCCGCGGGATGGTCGTCGTCCGCGGAACGGACGACACGGCGAAAAACGACCTCGTGCAGGCGATCGCCGCCTACCTCGGGGTCATCCGAGAGTAG
- a CDS encoding type 1 glutamine amidotransferase, with protein MTRLRFALLNAAQTDGSTRRNFRRELDADLAEFDAANGHLPDHTEFDGVVVTGSRSSVYWDEAWIPSLIEYVADAADAGVPVLGVCYGHQVLAEALGGRVTGMDGFEIGYNTVRHRGNDPLFEGIDEEFTVFTTHGDTVVDLPPSATLIAENDHGVHAFRDGHCWGVQFHPEYDIDTARDVTDGKRERLGDARVDAVLEEITPDAYDAACEAKGIFDNFVAYARRLKAERESAAAADD; from the coding sequence ATGACACGCCTCCGGTTCGCGCTGTTGAACGCGGCGCAGACAGACGGAAGCACCCGGCGGAACTTCCGCCGCGAACTCGACGCTGACCTCGCGGAGTTCGACGCCGCGAACGGCCACCTTCCCGACCACACCGAGTTCGACGGCGTCGTGGTCACCGGGTCGCGGTCGTCGGTCTACTGGGACGAGGCGTGGATCCCCTCGCTCATCGAGTACGTCGCCGACGCCGCCGACGCGGGGGTTCCGGTGCTCGGCGTCTGTTACGGCCACCAAGTGCTCGCGGAGGCGCTCGGCGGTCGCGTCACCGGAATGGACGGGTTCGAGATCGGCTACAACACGGTTCGACACCGCGGGAACGACCCGTTATTCGAGGGGATAGACGAGGAGTTCACCGTCTTCACGACGCACGGCGACACGGTCGTCGACCTCCCGCCGAGCGCGACGCTGATAGCCGAGAACGACCACGGCGTCCACGCGTTCCGCGACGGGCACTGCTGGGGCGTTCAGTTTCATCCGGAGTACGACATCGACACGGCGCGCGACGTCACGGACGGCAAGCGCGAACGGCTGGGCGACGCCCGCGTCGACGCCGTCTTGGAGGAGATCACGCCCGACGCCTACGACGCAGCCTGCGAGGCGAAGGGGATCTTCGACAATTTCGTCGCGTACGCCCGGCGGCTGAAAGCCGAACGCGAGTCGGCTGCCGCTGCCGACGACTGA
- a CDS encoding ferredoxin--NADP reductase: MDTIATVSSVETVGRDTYALRFHAPDGFTAEPGQFVKLGTEIDGESVARFYTLSSPTVDDTFEVTVGIDPDDGGDFSAFLADAEAGTEMTLSGPYGDQHYDGEARAVVVAGGPGVGPAVAIAERALDDGGEAAILYRAADVAHADRIEALTARGVTVHLLDADADLRDALDDAVTGSADETLFVYGFADLVDDATAAIEAAGGDADAAKVENFG, encoded by the coding sequence ATGGACACGATAGCTACGGTCAGCTCGGTCGAGACGGTCGGCCGCGACACGTACGCCCTCCGATTTCACGCGCCGGACGGCTTCACCGCGGAGCCGGGACAGTTCGTGAAGCTCGGCACCGAGATCGACGGGGAGTCGGTCGCCCGCTTCTACACGCTCTCCTCGCCGACCGTCGACGACACCTTCGAGGTCACCGTGGGCATCGACCCCGACGACGGCGGCGACTTCTCCGCGTTCCTCGCGGACGCGGAGGCCGGAACCGAGATGACGCTCTCCGGGCCGTACGGCGACCAGCACTACGACGGCGAGGCTCGGGCGGTCGTCGTCGCCGGCGGCCCCGGCGTCGGACCGGCGGTGGCCATCGCGGAACGCGCGCTCGACGACGGCGGCGAGGCGGCGATACTCTACCGCGCCGCCGACGTGGCACACGCCGATCGGATCGAGGCGCTGACGGCGCGCGGCGTGACCGTCCACCTCCTCGACGCCGACGCCGACCTGCGCGACGCGCTCGACGACGCGGTGACCGGATCGGCCGACGAGACCCTCTTCGTCTACGGCTTCGCCGACCTCGTCGACGACGCGACCGCAGCGATCGAGGCCGCAGGCGGCGACGCTGACGCGGCGAAAGTGGAGAACTTCGGCTGA
- a CDS encoding PINc/VapC family ATPase, producing MKVVPDTSAVVDGRVSERVAAGSYESVTVLVPEAVVGELESQANDGLESGWDGLSELKRLADLADEGTIELRYVGERASGDARSHAHEGDVDALIRDLATDHEATLLSSDIVQAEVARAKGVDVEYVEPVARGVVDDLPIQDFFTDETMSVHLKTDTVPKAKRGNLGEMRYVEITEEPTDEAQMREWANSIVDLARQSNEGFIELSDDGMDIVQFRNYRIAVARPPFADGIEITAVRPIAKTTLDDYEFADELRERFLERKRGVLISGSPGAGKSTFAQAVAEFLNDADYAVKTMEKPRDLQVGPEITQYGALGGDMANTADSLLLVRPDYTVYDEVRKTDDFEVFSDMRMAGVGMVGVVHASRAIDALQRLVGRVELGMIPQIVDTVVYIEAGEIHTVYDVETEVKVPAGLTAEDLARPVIQVSNFETGRPEYEIYTFNRQVVTVPLDDADGDDAESGVGRIAKQEIEREIRSVAHGHVDVELKGNDKAIVYVTEGDIGTVIGKGGGRISDIENRLGIEIDVRTHADKPGGGSASAGAGTNGTGGSDGSAGGQVGEERGTVVEPEITSRHVVIDVDDGVGETVEVRADGEYLFTATVGRGGEVQVSRGSAIAEELEDAIDRKRRVTVVPAR from the coding sequence ATGAAGGTAGTACCGGACACCAGTGCGGTCGTCGACGGCCGCGTGTCCGAACGCGTCGCCGCCGGGAGCTACGAGTCGGTGACGGTGCTCGTTCCCGAGGCCGTCGTCGGCGAACTGGAGTCGCAGGCCAACGACGGCCTGGAGTCTGGATGGGACGGCCTGAGCGAACTCAAGCGGCTCGCCGACCTCGCCGACGAGGGGACAATCGAACTGCGATACGTGGGCGAGCGCGCGAGCGGCGACGCGCGATCGCACGCACACGAGGGCGACGTCGACGCGCTGATCCGCGATCTGGCGACGGACCACGAGGCCACGCTTCTGTCGAGCGACATCGTGCAGGCCGAGGTCGCCCGCGCGAAAGGCGTCGACGTCGAGTACGTCGAACCGGTCGCCCGAGGGGTCGTCGACGACCTCCCGATACAGGACTTCTTCACCGACGAGACGATGTCGGTCCACCTCAAGACCGATACCGTTCCGAAGGCCAAACGGGGGAACCTCGGCGAGATGCGGTACGTCGAGATCACGGAGGAGCCGACCGACGAGGCGCAGATGCGCGAGTGGGCGAACTCGATCGTCGATCTCGCGCGCCAGTCGAACGAGGGGTTCATCGAGCTCTCCGACGACGGGATGGACATCGTCCAGTTCCGCAACTACCGGATCGCGGTCGCGCGGCCGCCCTTCGCCGACGGGATCGAGATCACGGCCGTCAGGCCGATCGCGAAGACGACGCTCGACGACTACGAGTTCGCCGACGAACTCCGCGAACGGTTCCTCGAACGGAAGCGCGGCGTGCTCATCTCCGGATCGCCCGGCGCGGGGAAATCGACGTTCGCGCAGGCGGTCGCGGAGTTCCTGAACGACGCCGACTACGCCGTGAAGACGATGGAGAAGCCGCGCGACCTGCAAGTCGGTCCGGAGATCACCCAGTACGGCGCGCTCGGCGGCGACATGGCGAACACCGCCGATTCGCTGCTTCTGGTTCGACCCGACTACACCGTCTACGACGAGGTGCGAAAGACCGACGACTTCGAGGTGTTCTCCGACATGCGGATGGCCGGCGTCGGAATGGTGGGCGTCGTCCACGCCTCCCGCGCTATCGACGCGCTCCAGCGGCTCGTCGGCCGCGTCGAACTCGGGATGATCCCGCAGATCGTCGACACGGTCGTCTACATCGAGGCCGGGGAGATCCACACGGTCTACGACGTCGAGACCGAGGTGAAGGTGCCGGCGGGACTCACCGCCGAGGACCTCGCCCGGCCGGTCATTCAGGTGTCGAACTTCGAGACCGGTCGTCCCGAGTACGAGATCTACACGTTCAACCGACAGGTGGTCACGGTTCCCCTCGACGACGCGGACGGTGACGACGCGGAGTCCGGAGTCGGTCGGATCGCCAAACAGGAGATCGAACGGGAGATCCGGTCGGTCGCACACGGACACGTCGACGTCGAACTGAAGGGCAACGACAAAGCCATCGTGTACGTCACGGAGGGCGACATCGGCACCGTCATCGGCAAGGGCGGCGGACGCATCAGCGACATCGAGAACCGGCTCGGCATCGAGATCGACGTGCGGACGCACGCGGACAAGCCCGGTGGGGGTAGCGCTTCGGCCGGTGCCGGAACCAACGGAACTGGCGGCTCGGACGGGAGTGCCGGCGGACAGGTCGGCGAAGAGCGCGGCACCGTCGTCGAACCGGAGATCACCTCCCGGCACGTCGTCATCGACGTCGACGACGGCGTCGGCGAGACCGTCGAGGTTCGCGCGGACGGCGAGTACCTCTTCACGGCCACCGTCGGTCGCGGCGGCGAGGTTCAGGTGTCTCGCGGCTCTGCGATCGCGGAGGAGCTCGAAGACGCGATCGACCGAAAGCGCCGGGTAACGGTCGTCCCGGCGCGCTGA